A window of the Hordeum vulgare subsp. vulgare chromosome 5H, MorexV3_pseudomolecules_assembly, whole genome shotgun sequence genome harbors these coding sequences:
- the LOC123452811 gene encoding histidine protein methyltransferase 1 homolog → MEETKPTPAPPLFSFSNPSGSFGFGFGAAPGPPPPPPPPAVEVLLSEESPIAAGNLEPVVVDDSLSIYKGRVNTSDVFGVKNSDLVPGKYEGGLKLWEGSLDLVKTLNSDIKDDRLLIEGKHILELGCGHGLPGIYAALKGAGLVHFQDFNAEVLRCLTIPNVKANLFKESSQGTFTSRSVGFYAGDWGEIDKLLLRGDAVQDKTTNLQTENEGYRGYDIILMAETVYALDSLPSLYRLIKKCLHYPSGVVYMAGKKHYFGVGGGTRQFLRLVTEDGALQSDLLAEVTDGSSNVREVWKFSFK, encoded by the exons ATGGAGGAGACGAAACCCACCCCCGCACCccccctcttctccttctccaaCCCCAGCGGCTCCTTCGGGTTCGGGTTTGGCGCCGCTCCCGGccctccccctccgcctccgccgccagCTGTCGAGGTCCTCCTCTCCGAG gaATCGCCCATCGCGGCCGGCAACTTGGAGCCTGTGGTGGTTGACGACTCCCTATCGATTTACAAG GGAAGAGTTAACACCTCTGATGTTTTCGGGGTAAAAAACTCTGATTTGGTTCCAGGAAAATATGAAG GTGGGTTGAAGCTGTGGGAAGGATCATTGGACTTGGTGAAAACCCTAAATTCAGACATCAAAGATGATCGACTGCTTATAGAAGGCAAACACATACTAGAG TTAGGATGTGGACATGGCCTCCCTGGTATCTATGCCGCTCTGAAG GGTGCTGGTCTAGTTCACTTTCAGGATTTCAATGCTGAGGTTCTTAGGTGCCTTACCATCCCAAATGTAAAAGCTAATCTGTTCAAGGAATCATCTCAAGGAACATTCACATCTAGGAGTGTTGGTTTTTATGCTGGTGATTGGGGTGAAATCGACAAGTTACTTCTTCGCGGAGATGCTGTCCAGGATAAAACAACCAATCTTCAAACAGAAAATGAAGGGTATAGAGGTTATGATATCATCCTGATGGCTGAGACTGTTTATGCATTGGATTCACTTCCTAGTCTCTACAGGCTCATCAagaag TGCTTACACTACCCTAGTGGTGTAGTTTATATGGCAGGGAAAAAGCATTACTTTGGTGTAGGTGGTGGCACAAGGCAATTTCTACGCTTGGTTACAGAAGATG GTGCCCTGCAGTCGGACCTGCTTGCTGAAGTTACTGATGGATCATCCAATGTTAGGGAGGTTTGGAAATTCTCATTCAAGTAG
- the LOC123452812 gene encoding uncharacterized protein LOC123452812, whose translation MMGLQDTAGRRGSFFQYQRLECRDDGATPPPRRRWLPSLNGKAACSCFFHLKKLRWSRITSIILPRKVSEPSSSSKIRHATVAHAEDACPSIVFLSQWGLPVLSGPSVAGNRGKYPRGKGY comes from the coding sequence ATGATGGGGCTGCAGGACACGGCCGGCCGGAGGGGCAGCTTCTTCCAGTACCAGAGGCTGGAATGCCGGGACGACGGGGCCACCCCGCCGCCCAGGCGGCGGTGGCTGCCGTCTCTGAACGGCAAGGCGGCCTGCTCCTGCTTCTTCCATCTCAAGAAGCTCAGGTGGAGCAGGATCACTTCGATCATCCTGCCCAGGAAGGTCTccgagccctcctcctcctccaagatccgtcatgcaaCCGTGGCACATGCCGAGGACGCCTGCCCAAGCATTGTCTTCTTGTCGCAGTGGGGGCTCCCGGTGCTCTCCGGCCCGTCGGTGGCCGGTAACAGGGGCAAGTACCCCCGTGGGAAGGGCTACTGA
- the LOC123397527 gene encoding transcription repressor OFP14-like — MEGVEDEAKKKKKMRSKKRARLKSFLHFSKALKKLHGHGRPSANDNVNPSPSPSAAAAAGSLLSACMHPRTNSFSSGARQRHVAAGNRDDDDDDGALAVNFRSLRVGPTVVPDDDDDGSSTQEDYGGSESEGGGVVAGMAAKAVVSGGGGGVAVVTLSVAPYEDFRRSMREMADAHARMEAARAGTRAAPAVDWDFMEELLFCYLQLNDRAVHKDILRAFTDTVAALRRRRRAPAAKPKSRRTRQPRRGARGYGVEDDADADEAMDSNS, encoded by the coding sequence ATGGAGGGGGTGGAAGATgaggccaagaagaagaagaagatgaggagcaaGAAGCGCGCAAGGCTCAAGTCATTCCTCCACTTCTCCAAGGCCCTCAAGAAGCTCCATGGCCATGGCCGTCCGAGCGCCAACGACAACGTtaacccctccccctccccctccgccgcagccgccgctggctCGTTGCTCTCCGCGTGCATGCACCCCCGGACCAACTCCTTCTCCTCCGGCGCCCGCCAACGCCACGTCGCTGCCGGTAaccgcgacgacgacgatgacgacggcgctcTTGCCGTCAACTTCCGGTCACTCAGGGTCGGCCCGACCGTCGTtcctgacgacgacgacgacggctctTCCACGCAGGAGGATTACGGCGGCTCTGAGAGCGAGGGGGGCGGCGTCGTGGCGGGTATGGCTGCCAAGGCAGTGGTCTCCGGCGGGGGCGGCGGCGTGGCGGTGGTGACGCTCTCCGTCGCGCCGTACGAGGACTTCCGGCGGTCCATGCGGGAGATGGCGGACGCGCACGCGAGGATGGAGGCCGCCCGCGCCGGGACCCGCGCGGCGCCGGCGGTGGACTGGGACTTCATGGAGGAGCTGCTGTTCTGCTACCTCCAGCTCAACGACCGGGCGGTGCACAAGGACATCCTCCGGGCGTTCACCGACACCGTCGCCGCGCTCCGGAGGCGTCGCAGGGCACCGGCGGCGAAGCCGAAGAGCAGGCGGACACGGCAGCCGCGGAGGGGCGCCAGAGGATACGGCGTCGAggacgacgccgacgccgacgagGCGATGGACTCGAACTCGTGA